The following proteins are encoded in a genomic region of Paenibacillus sp. FSL R7-0273:
- a CDS encoding carbohydrate ABC transporter permease, translating to MNNAAVKQAPAGSVKTVPGNKKRIKRWESPVTGYLFLSPWLIGFFLLTLGPMIVSLYYSFTDYSLLEAPDWVGLANYTRIFTKDDVFPASLKITITFVLLTVPLRLMFALAIAMLLNRKIKGISFYRTMVYFPSLIGTSIAVSILWKNIFSRNGFINDFLSLFGIKGPAWIADPKYALGTLILLMVWQFGSSMIIFLAGLKQIPGDLYEASAVDGASKFRQFISITLPMLSPIIMFNAIQSMINTFQMFTQSFVITGGGPVKSTFVYVMYLYEEAFTDFNMGYASALAWLLLLLIGLFTAVLFGTSKYWVFYESQGGKK from the coding sequence ATGAACAATGCTGCTGTAAAGCAAGCTCCCGCGGGTTCTGTGAAAACGGTTCCGGGGAACAAGAAGCGGATCAAACGCTGGGAGTCGCCGGTTACAGGCTATCTGTTTCTTTCACCATGGCTGATAGGCTTCTTCCTGTTGACTCTGGGCCCCATGATTGTATCGCTGTACTATTCTTTCACGGATTACTCGCTGCTGGAGGCTCCGGATTGGGTCGGGCTTGCCAACTACACCCGAATTTTTACCAAGGATGATGTGTTTCCTGCTTCACTGAAGATCACAATCACCTTCGTATTGCTTACTGTGCCGCTGCGGCTGATGTTCGCACTGGCCATTGCGATGCTGCTGAACCGGAAGATTAAAGGGATCAGCTTTTACCGGACGATGGTTTATTTTCCGTCATTGATCGGGACAAGTATTGCAGTATCGATTCTCTGGAAAAATATTTTCAGCCGCAATGGCTTCATCAATGATTTTCTTTCACTCTTCGGGATTAAGGGTCCGGCCTGGATTGCCGATCCGAAGTACGCGCTGGGAACGCTGATCCTGCTGATGGTCTGGCAGTTCGGATCGTCCATGATTATATTCCTAGCCGGTCTAAAGCAAATTCCTGGCGATCTGTACGAAGCCTCTGCTGTAGACGGGGCCAGCAAATTCCGCCAGTTCATTTCAATCACGCTGCCGATGCTGTCGCCGATCATCATGTTCAATGCCATTCAGTCGATGATCAATACATTCCAGATGTTTACCCAGTCGTTCGTCATTACCGGCGGCGGACCGGTTAAATCCACCTTTGTGTATGTAATGTACCTGTATGAGGAAGCCTTCACGGACTTCAATATGGGTTATGCTTCAGCTCTGGCCTGGCTGCTGCTGCTGCTGATCGGACTGTTCACGGCAGTGCTGTTTGGAACTTCGAAATACTGGGTGTTCTATGAATCGCAAGGAGGCAAGAAATAA
- a CDS encoding ComEC/Rec2 family competence protein: protein MNRRPLLSFTICWVAGSAAGCLFGGYSLLAGISLCLLLIVIWAASGGISWRTAAVFGLALAASALYWEWNEGRNVSLLPAALGRPEAGLNETYITAEGVIVSPVERDGDRMDFTLKLARIGGEKLGQDDGEPAEERAVAGRETQGEADHSDNSGADPAGELIAVQIKLQAESEIAVAGQWQRGDRVTVEGELGLPAVARNFGGFDYRAYLQTQRVHWLLKGEGTASVTAAPPVSWELSGILRWNDAARAALGAEMDRLFEEPHAGYMKGLVIGIQDDLDPETFKQFSQLGLTHILAISGMHVAVYVGVILFLLRRLRFTRETALTVTLLLVPVYVLLSGAGPSIVRAGIMSMIALLAARLGLLKDGMNILGASALMMLVWNPYMLLSVSFQLSFLVTAGLMVYTPLAAPLFSRLPKWLGGSVTVTLIAQLVSFPLTVYYFNQFSLLSFIANLLLVPFITFLVLPLGTLALLLGRIWNAAAVTVAGAAELLNNWTFTAVEWVNGFTAGVLIWASPSLLWICIYYALLYGLLYALKKYREAGIAPQVMEDETRPLAELEQPGTAGVRDTFPPPVQTGLGGSRYAVILCAAALALLLYKGYYAEKLNGAGMISYLDVGQGDSILITTPEGAHILVDGGGTVSFGNREEWRIRRSPFEVGAKTLVPLLKQRGIHRLDAVILTHGDQDHAGGLQAVLEDIPVSALLFNGTMADTEPYTRLMSTALAKGVRLYAVQQGMVLAPDKATQLHFLWPEPLAAAQHLVPVMEEQNHESVVFRLEMYGRSFLFTGDMDEAAEEEIVQAAQQAGIGEAGPVDVLKVAHHGSKTSTGVAWLEFWKPATAVISAGVNNLYGHPNAGVLKRLEEAGAAIFRTDLHGEVQLKISNKGISMRHKLSSKIGR from the coding sequence ATGAACAGAAGGCCGTTACTAAGCTTTACTATCTGCTGGGTAGCCGGCAGTGCGGCAGGCTGCTTGTTTGGCGGCTACAGTCTGCTGGCGGGAATATCCTTGTGTCTGCTGCTCATTGTGATTTGGGCGGCCAGCGGCGGGATCAGCTGGAGAACGGCAGCTGTATTCGGGCTGGCGCTGGCTGCGTCAGCCCTGTATTGGGAATGGAACGAGGGCAGGAATGTCAGCCTGCTGCCGGCGGCGCTGGGCCGGCCGGAAGCCGGGCTGAACGAGACATACATAACAGCCGAAGGCGTGATTGTATCCCCGGTGGAGCGTGACGGGGACCGGATGGATTTTACGCTGAAGCTGGCACGGATTGGCGGGGAGAAGCTCGGGCAAGACGATGGGGAGCCGGCTGAAGAGCGGGCAGTAGCAGGCAGGGAAACTCAGGGAGAAGCTGACCACAGTGACAATAGCGGTGCAGATCCGGCGGGCGAGCTTATCGCTGTGCAGATCAAGCTCCAGGCGGAGAGTGAAATTGCAGTGGCGGGGCAGTGGCAGCGCGGAGACCGGGTAACAGTTGAGGGGGAGCTGGGACTGCCTGCGGTTGCACGGAACTTTGGCGGATTCGACTATCGCGCGTATCTGCAGACCCAGCGGGTTCACTGGCTGCTGAAAGGGGAGGGTACGGCTAGCGTGACGGCTGCGCCACCCGTTTCCTGGGAGCTCTCCGGTATTTTACGCTGGAACGATGCCGCACGGGCCGCGCTTGGCGCTGAGATGGACCGTTTATTTGAGGAGCCGCATGCCGGTTATATGAAGGGGCTTGTAATCGGTATCCAGGATGATCTCGATCCCGAGACGTTCAAGCAATTCTCACAGCTTGGGCTGACGCATATTCTGGCCATTTCCGGTATGCATGTTGCTGTGTATGTAGGCGTGATCCTGTTTCTGCTGCGGCGCCTGCGTTTTACAAGGGAAACTGCGCTAACCGTAACACTGCTGCTGGTTCCGGTCTATGTGCTGCTGTCCGGAGCCGGGCCCTCCATTGTACGCGCAGGCATTATGAGTATGATTGCCCTGCTGGCTGCAAGGCTGGGGCTGCTCAAGGACGGAATGAATATTCTGGGCGCATCCGCGCTGATGATGCTGGTCTGGAATCCGTACATGCTGCTTAGCGTCAGCTTTCAGCTGTCTTTTCTGGTCACAGCCGGGCTTATGGTGTACACCCCGCTTGCCGCGCCATTATTCAGCAGGCTGCCCAAATGGCTGGGCGGTTCGGTAACGGTGACGCTTATCGCACAGCTGGTGTCCTTTCCGCTAACGGTTTATTACTTTAACCAGTTTTCGCTGCTGTCTTTTATCGCTAACCTGCTGCTCGTGCCCTTTATTACTTTTCTTGTACTGCCGCTTGGTACGCTGGCGCTGCTGCTTGGACGGATCTGGAATGCTGCGGCTGTTACGGTTGCGGGAGCGGCGGAGCTGCTCAACAATTGGACGTTTACGGCAGTAGAATGGGTGAACGGGTTTACGGCCGGCGTGCTGATCTGGGCTTCCCCGTCCCTGCTATGGATCTGTATCTATTACGCGCTGCTTTACGGCTTACTGTATGCACTTAAGAAGTACAGGGAGGCGGGAATTGCTCCACAGGTTATGGAGGATGAAACCAGACCGCTGGCTGAGCTGGAGCAACCGGGAACGGCGGGAGTCAGGGATACATTCCCGCCTCCAGTTCAAACCGGGCTGGGCGGCAGCCGCTATGCAGTTATTCTGTGCGCAGCTGCGCTGGCTTTGCTGCTGTACAAGGGGTACTACGCAGAAAAGCTGAACGGAGCCGGTATGATTAGCTATCTGGATGTGGGCCAGGGCGACAGCATTCTGATTACTACACCGGAAGGGGCGCATATTCTGGTCGACGGCGGCGGAACAGTAAGCTTCGGGAACAGAGAGGAGTGGCGCATCCGGCGCAGCCCGTTCGAGGTTGGAGCGAAAACGCTGGTGCCCTTGCTGAAGCAAAGGGGCATCCACCGGCTGGATGCGGTGATCCTGACCCACGGCGACCAGGATCATGCGGGCGGGCTGCAGGCCGTGCTGGAGGATATTCCGGTCTCGGCGCTGCTGTTCAACGGAACTATGGCGGATACGGAGCCTTACACCAGGCTGATGAGCACGGCCCTTGCCAAGGGTGTCCGGCTGTATGCTGTGCAGCAGGGAATGGTACTCGCTCCGGATAAGGCGACGCAGCTCCATTTTCTCTGGCCGGAGCCATTGGCGGCAGCGCAGCACCTGGTTCCGGTAATGGAGGAGCAGAATCATGAGTCGGTCGTGTTCCGGCTGGAGATGTACGGCCGCAGCTTTCTTTTTACGGGGGATATGGATGAAGCGGCAGAGGAAGAAATTGTTCAGGCTGCGCAGCAGGCCGGTATCGGGGAAGCCGGGCCTGTAGATGTGTTAAAAGTCGCTCATCACGGAAGCAAAACATCGACGGGCGTAGCCTGGCTGGAGTTCTGGAAGCCCGCTACTGCAGTAATCTCAGCCGGGGTCAATAATTTGTACGGGCATCCGAATGCCGGTGTGCTGAAGCGGCTGGAGGAAGCGGGTGCGGCAATATTCCGGACGGATCTGCACGGGGAGGTCCAGCTTAAAATAAGCAATAAGGGGATAAGTATGCGGCATAAGCTCTCTTCCAAAATTGGTCGATAG
- a CDS encoding deoxycytidylate deaminase → MTVAYRKNWDTYFMDIACMVSTRSRCPRRHVGAVLVQGKKLLGTAYNGAPMGVPDCSEAGCMVSEQYERELVDGVETMVMKQRCIRTIHAEQNLLLFTDRSDREGSTVYVTDEPCWTCANMLANSGIVEIVYLRPYRKDMKKVEAMLGSKGIIFRQLENYEPPKETMITVSE, encoded by the coding sequence ATGACTGTGGCCTACCGCAAAAACTGGGATACCTACTTCATGGACATTGCCTGCATGGTCTCCACCCGTTCACGCTGCCCCCGACGGCATGTCGGCGCTGTGCTGGTGCAGGGCAAGAAGCTGCTGGGAACGGCATATAACGGGGCGCCGATGGGTGTGCCGGACTGCTCCGAAGCCGGGTGTATGGTCTCCGAGCAGTATGAGCGGGAGCTTGTTGACGGCGTGGAAACGATGGTAATGAAGCAGCGCTGCATCCGCACCATTCATGCAGAGCAGAATCTGCTGCTGTTCACTGACCGGAGCGACCGGGAGGGCAGCACGGTGTACGTTACGGATGAGCCGTGCTGGACCTGTGCCAATATGCTGGCCAACAGCGGAATTGTCGAGATTGTCTATCTGCGTCCTTACCGCAAGGATATGAAAAAGGTGGAAGCGATGCTGGGCTCCAAAGGGATTATTTTCCGCCAGCTGGAGAACTACGAGCCGCCGAAGGAGACGATGATTACCGTATCGGAGTAA
- a CDS encoding flavodoxin family protein, giving the protein MRLIIHDLAEAEYDAWLSSFSRETDEVIGEEEGIRHCVGCFGCWVRTPGTCVLKDDYKHMGERLAACEEFVFISRNVYGGYSPFVSNVLNRTLPYVLPYFTTKHGETHHQQRYERQIRFTVHFYGEGMTSAERETAQSLVRANALNLDASEYTVSFHGTLESLKEVQ; this is encoded by the coding sequence ATGAGATTAATCATTCATGATCTGGCGGAAGCTGAGTATGATGCATGGCTTAGCAGCTTCAGCAGAGAAACCGACGAGGTGATCGGAGAAGAAGAGGGCATCCGTCATTGTGTAGGCTGCTTCGGCTGCTGGGTCCGTACTCCTGGCACCTGTGTGCTGAAGGATGATTACAAGCATATGGGCGAACGCCTTGCTGCCTGTGAGGAGTTCGTCTTTATCAGCCGTAATGTGTACGGGGGCTACAGCCCGTTTGTCAGCAATGTTTTGAACCGGACGCTGCCTTATGTCCTGCCCTATTTCACCACCAAACACGGAGAGACCCATCATCAGCAGCGGTATGAGCGCCAGATCAGATTCACGGTCCATTTTTACGGGGAAGGGATGACCAGTGCGGAGCGAGAAACAGCGCAGTCCCTGGTGCGGGCCAATGCACTCAATCTGGATGCGTCGGAGTATACCGTTTCTTTTCACGGAACGCTTGAAAGCCTGAAGGAGGTGCAGTGA
- a CDS encoding TetR/AcrR family transcriptional regulator, giving the protein MKQKPYHHGDLRNTLIETGIELINEEGLGGFSLRKIAAKCGVSHAAPYGHFKDVQQLLAAMGEHVTEQFTASLQSSVEGQNNPMSAMEKLGTAYIAFFGQHPAYLPFLFFQSGITIQVDGGEEEAPAYPPFAVFRATGCRLFRSLGLPPERDGQMLMAYWSLVHGVASLQSSSGIRYSGNWQEVWQVILQSGGSEDEINHS; this is encoded by the coding sequence TTGAAGCAGAAACCCTATCACCATGGCGATCTAAGAAACACATTAATTGAAACCGGTATCGAGCTGATTAACGAGGAGGGGCTGGGCGGCTTTTCCCTGCGCAAGATTGCAGCCAAATGCGGGGTAAGCCACGCCGCCCCCTACGGACATTTTAAGGATGTCCAGCAGCTGCTGGCAGCGATGGGAGAGCATGTCACTGAGCAGTTTACAGCTTCCCTCCAAAGCTCTGTCGAAGGCCAGAATAACCCGATGTCAGCGATGGAGAAGCTGGGAACGGCCTATATTGCTTTTTTCGGGCAGCATCCGGCCTATCTGCCGTTCCTGTTTTTTCAGTCGGGCATCACCATTCAGGTGGATGGAGGTGAGGAGGAGGCTCCGGCGTACCCGCCGTTTGCAGTGTTCCGGGCAACCGGCTGCCGGCTGTTCCGCAGTCTGGGACTGCCGCCGGAACGGGACGGCCAAATGCTGATGGCCTACTGGTCGCTAGTTCACGGCGTGGCATCCCTGCAGTCCAGCAGCGGCATCCGGTATTCGGGAAATTGGCAGGAGGTATGGCAGGTCATTCTTCAATCGGGAGGAAGCGAAGATGAGATTAATCATTCATGA
- a CDS encoding ComEA family DNA-binding protein, which yields MNKRVISCAIAALLLGGGLVWSVDQRGDAGISGWETLNAAVGQTLGAGEEAGASPDGAAEGAGKREVAEGGNQAAEAVPNGGTGTVGDSTGFVDTNEVLAAPGAAAPVIIPESTAAPAAADGRINVNTADAAALMDLPGIGEKKAQAIIDYRDSKGAYRSLADLGKVKGIGPKMLEKLEALVVF from the coding sequence ATGAATAAAAGAGTGATCAGTTGTGCAATTGCCGCTTTACTGCTGGGCGGCGGGCTGGTCTGGAGTGTAGATCAAAGAGGGGACGCGGGGATTTCAGGATGGGAGACACTGAATGCGGCAGTGGGTCAGACGCTTGGTGCCGGGGAGGAGGCAGGCGCGTCACCAGATGGTGCGGCGGAAGGTGCAGGGAAGAGAGAGGTAGCTGAAGGCGGTAATCAAGCAGCGGAGGCAGTACCGAATGGCGGGACTGGGACTGTAGGTGATAGCACCGGGTTTGTTGATACGAATGAAGTCTTAGCTGCACCGGGTGCAGCGGCCCCGGTGATTATACCGGAAAGTACAGCGGCCCCTGCAGCTGCTGACGGCAGAATTAATGTAAACACAGCGGATGCCGCTGCGCTGATGGATCTGCCCGGCATCGGGGAGAAGAAGGCGCAGGCGATCATCGATTACCGTGACAGCAAAGGGGCATACCGGAGCCTCGCTGATCTGGGCAAGGTGAAGGGCATCGGTCCAAAGATGCTGGAGAAGCTGGAGGCGCTGGTTGTTTTTTGA
- the comER gene encoding late competence protein ComER produces MKVGFIGTGSMGSLLIDTFLRSGALEPCDVLASNRSQGKLLELQKLHPGLNVCASNCETASGSDIVFLCVKPLQFKALADEIAPCLRSEQIVVSITSPVQLQHLESVLPSKIAKIIPSITHSVRSGTSLCIFGSRLNKKDRLSLLQLFSCISVPAEIPESHTRIASDFSSCGPAFLSYFLERWIEAAIEATGIDEALVSRLAGEMLLGTGRLLTEGSFTPRELQERVAVRGGITAEALNHLHTSLEGVFERLITTTHDKYDEDVLRLDALFGRSGIAQGPLDR; encoded by the coding sequence ATGAAAGTGGGATTTATCGGAACAGGCAGCATGGGCAGTCTGCTCATCGACACCTTTCTTCGTTCGGGAGCACTTGAGCCATGTGATGTGCTGGCCAGCAACCGCAGCCAGGGCAAGCTGCTCGAGCTGCAGAAGCTTCATCCGGGATTGAATGTCTGCGCGAGCAACTGCGAGACAGCGTCAGGCAGTGACATTGTTTTTCTGTGCGTCAAGCCTTTGCAGTTCAAGGCGCTGGCAGATGAAATAGCTCCCTGTCTGCGCAGCGAACAGATCGTCGTCTCCATTACAAGTCCTGTCCAGCTGCAGCATCTCGAATCCGTTCTGCCGTCCAAAATTGCCAAGATTATCCCCAGCATCACCCATTCCGTCAGGAGCGGGACTTCTCTTTGCATCTTCGGCAGCAGATTAAATAAAAAAGACAGGCTGTCCCTGCTCCAGCTCTTCTCGTGCATCAGTGTGCCGGCGGAAATCCCTGAGAGCCACACCCGGATTGCCTCGGATTTCTCCAGCTGCGGTCCGGCATTTCTAAGCTACTTTTTGGAACGGTGGATCGAGGCGGCTATTGAAGCAACCGGCATTGATGAGGCACTGGTCAGCAGGCTGGCAGGTGAAATGCTGCTCGGTACCGGCAGGCTGCTGACGGAAGGCTCATTCACTCCCCGGGAGCTGCAGGAGAGAGTGGCTGTCCGCGGCGGTATTACAGCAGAAGCCCTGAACCACCTGCACACCAGCCTAGAGGGCGTATTTGAACGCCTGATCACGACGACACATGACAAATATGATGAGGATGTGCTCCGGCTGGATGCTCTGTTCGGCCGCAGCGGGATTGCCCAGGGTCCGCTGGACCGGTAA
- the leuS gene encoding leucine--tRNA ligase — MSENQTSTVAGAGYRAQTIEPKWQKFWDENKTFKTGEDADKPKFYALDMFPYPSGAGLHVGHPEGYTATDIISRYKRMRGYNVLHPMGWDAFGLPAEQYAMDTGQHPRDITFKNIDNFRRQIKSLGFSYDWDREISTTDPEYYKWTQWIFIQLYNRGLAYVAEVSVNWCEALGTVLANEEVIDGKSERGGHPVVRRPMRQWILKITEYAERLLEDLDELDWEESIKDMQRNWIGKSTGAEVNFAVDGHDASLEVFTTRPDTLFGASYCVLAPEHKLVDVITTEAQAAAVAEYRDKAARKSDLERTDLAKEKSGVFTGAYAINPVNGAKVPVWIADYVLAGYGTGAIMAVPGHDTRDWEFAKQFGLDIIEVVQGGNVEEEAYSGDGPHVNSDFLNGLDNKEAMAKMISWLEEQGSGKGKVTYRLRDWLFSRQRYWGEPIPILHLEDGTMKTVPVDQLPLMLPDVDAIKPSGTGESPLANVTEWVETVDPETGMKARRETNTMPQWAGSCWYYLRYIDPHNDKELCSPELQKQWLPVDLYIGGAEHAVLHLLYARFWHKVLYDIGVVDTKEPFHKLVNQGMILGNNNEKMSKSRGNVINPDEIVEAYGADTLRVYEMFMGPLEATKPWNEKGVEGVHRFLSRVWRLFVNEDGSLSSKITPDGGTDEFKRTWHKTLKKVGEDFEGLRFNTAISQLMIFTNDAYKQDTLSKEAAEHFVQMLAPLAPHIAEELWQLLGHEGSISYVPWPSYDEAWTVDAEVEIVVQVNGKIVQRALVAADMGKQEMEEHALALPNVQSAVEGKTVRKIIAVPGKLVNIVVG; from the coding sequence ATGAGTGAGAACCAGACAAGTACGGTGGCCGGAGCCGGCTACCGCGCCCAGACCATCGAGCCGAAATGGCAGAAGTTCTGGGATGAGAACAAAACCTTCAAAACAGGTGAAGATGCGGACAAACCGAAATTTTACGCGCTGGATATGTTTCCGTATCCGTCAGGCGCCGGTCTGCATGTAGGCCACCCGGAAGGCTACACAGCGACAGATATTATCTCCCGTTACAAACGGATGCGCGGCTACAATGTGCTTCATCCGATGGGCTGGGATGCCTTCGGCCTTCCGGCAGAGCAGTATGCCATGGATACCGGGCAGCACCCGCGTGACATTACCTTCAAGAACATCGACAACTTCCGCCGCCAGATCAAGTCACTGGGCTTCTCGTATGACTGGGACCGCGAGATCAGCACCACCGATCCGGAATACTATAAATGGACCCAGTGGATTTTCATTCAGCTGTACAACCGCGGCCTGGCTTATGTCGCTGAGGTGTCAGTGAACTGGTGTGAGGCGCTGGGAACGGTTCTGGCCAACGAAGAGGTTATCGACGGCAAAAGTGAACGCGGCGGCCACCCTGTCGTGCGCAGACCGATGCGCCAGTGGATTCTGAAAATTACCGAGTATGCCGAGCGCCTGCTCGAGGATCTGGATGAGCTGGACTGGGAAGAGAGCATCAAGGATATGCAGCGCAACTGGATCGGCAAATCGACCGGTGCGGAAGTCAACTTCGCGGTTGACGGCCATGATGCAAGCCTGGAAGTGTTCACTACCCGTCCGGATACATTGTTCGGAGCGAGCTATTGCGTACTGGCACCGGAGCACAAGCTGGTGGATGTAATTACTACGGAAGCCCAGGCTGCAGCTGTAGCGGAATACCGTGATAAGGCAGCCCGCAAGAGCGATCTGGAGCGTACAGATCTGGCAAAAGAGAAGAGCGGCGTATTCACCGGAGCATATGCCATTAATCCGGTCAACGGTGCCAAGGTGCCGGTCTGGATCGCCGATTATGTACTCGCCGGTTATGGAACCGGAGCGATTATGGCTGTTCCGGGCCATGATACCCGTGACTGGGAATTCGCCAAACAGTTCGGTCTGGACATCATTGAAGTGGTACAGGGCGGCAATGTGGAGGAAGAGGCATACAGCGGCGACGGCCCGCATGTCAACTCTGACTTCCTGAACGGCCTGGACAACAAGGAAGCTATGGCCAAGATGATCTCCTGGCTGGAAGAGCAAGGCAGCGGCAAGGGGAAGGTAACCTACCGTCTGCGTGACTGGCTGTTCAGCCGCCAGCGCTATTGGGGGGAGCCGATTCCGATTCTGCATCTGGAAGACGGCACAATGAAGACTGTCCCGGTAGATCAGCTGCCGCTGATGCTGCCTGACGTGGATGCCATCAAGCCTTCGGGCACCGGTGAATCCCCGCTGGCGAACGTAACCGAATGGGTGGAAACCGTTGATCCGGAGACCGGCATGAAGGCCCGCCGCGAGACCAACACGATGCCGCAATGGGCCGGCAGCTGCTGGTACTACCTGCGTTACATCGATCCGCACAATGATAAAGAGCTGTGCTCGCCTGAGCTGCAGAAGCAGTGGCTGCCGGTTGACCTGTATATCGGCGGTGCCGAGCATGCGGTGCTTCACCTGCTGTATGCCCGCTTCTGGCACAAGGTATTGTACGATATCGGCGTAGTGGACACCAAGGAGCCGTTCCACAAGCTGGTGAACCAGGGCATGATCCTGGGCAACAACAACGAGAAGATGAGTAAATCGCGCGGCAACGTTATTAACCCGGATGAAATCGTCGAAGCTTACGGCGCAGATACCCTGCGTGTCTACGAAATGTTCATGGGACCGCTGGAGGCTACCAAGCCTTGGAACGAAAAAGGCGTGGAAGGCGTACACCGCTTCCTCTCCCGTGTATGGCGCCTGTTCGTCAACGAGGACGGCAGCCTGAGCAGCAAAATTACGCCTGACGGCGGAACCGACGAGTTCAAACGGACCTGGCACAAGACGCTGAAAAAGGTAGGCGAAGACTTCGAAGGCCTGCGCTTTAACACAGCGATCAGCCAGCTGATGATCTTCACCAACGATGCCTACAAGCAGGATACCTTGTCCAAGGAAGCGGCAGAGCACTTCGTGCAGATGCTGGCGCCGCTGGCACCGCATATTGCTGAAGAGCTGTGGCAGCTGCTGGGTCACGAAGGAAGCATCAGCTATGTGCCTTGGCCGTCTTATGACGAAGCGTGGACCGTAGATGCCGAAGTGGAAATTGTTGTACAGGTGAACGGCAAAATTGTACAGCGTGCACTTGTGGCTGCGGATATGGGCAAGCAGGAGATGGAGGAGCACGCGCTGGCTCTGCCGAATGTGCAGTCTGCAGTTGAAGGCAAAACCGTCCGTAAAATCATTGCGGTACCAGGCAAGCTTGTAAATATTGTAGTGGGTTAA
- a CDS encoding AI-2E family transporter — protein sequence MEQWSQSKWFCWMTGVLLGLIILYFVWLLRPMLQGIVVFLKAILAPFLAAMIISYVLNPVVRMLAGRKMPRSVAVLLIYTVFLTMLAVIAINLIPMFIEQLEELNEHLPEMTLHAQGLMRSMNTKLIPPGVETGMNNWFIQLESRLAGGISHFLDNIGSTIGVLFNAFIVPFLVFYILKDFDVFERTVVSCLPRSRRRSIVKLLKDIDDALGNYIRGQFLVCLIIGVLAYIGYIIVGMPYALLFACVVAVFNIIPYMGPFLGAAPAIVMATTISMRLVLLVAVVNMLCQLLESNVISPQVVGRRLHLHPLLIIFALLVGGEVAGMIGLILAVPVFAAGKVVIQHLFTYYIRRKPV from the coding sequence GTGGAGCAATGGTCGCAGAGCAAGTGGTTCTGCTGGATGACCGGTGTGCTGCTTGGGCTGATTATTTTGTATTTTGTCTGGCTGCTCCGTCCGATGCTGCAGGGGATTGTTGTGTTTCTAAAAGCTATTCTGGCGCCGTTTCTGGCCGCTATGATCATATCCTATGTTCTGAATCCGGTGGTCAGGATGCTGGCCGGACGGAAAATGCCGCGCAGCGTGGCAGTGCTGCTGATCTATACCGTATTCCTGACTATGCTCGCTGTAATTGCGATCAATCTGATTCCGATGTTCATCGAGCAGCTTGAGGAGCTGAATGAGCATCTGCCGGAAATGACCCTCCATGCCCAGGGGCTGATGCGCAGCATGAACACAAAGCTGATTCCGCCGGGGGTAGAGACAGGGATGAATAACTGGTTTATTCAGCTGGAAAGCCGGCTGGCCGGGGGCATATCCCATTTTCTCGATAACATCGGCTCTACGATCGGAGTGCTCTTCAACGCTTTTATCGTGCCGTTCCTGGTGTTCTATATTCTGAAGGATTTTGACGTGTTTGAACGGACGGTGGTCTCCTGCCTGCCCCGCTCCCGCCGCAGATCGATTGTCAAGCTGCTGAAGGATATCGATGATGCGCTGGGGAATTATATCCGCGGCCAGTTTCTGGTCTGCCTCATTATCGGTGTGCTGGCTTATATCGGGTACATTATTGTGGGCATGCCTTACGCCTTGCTGTTTGCCTGCGTTGTAGCTGTATTTAATATTATTCCTTACATGGGCCCGTTTCTCGGGGCAGCTCCGGCGATCGTGATGGCCACAACAATCTCCATGCGGCTTGTGCTGCTGGTTGCGGTTGTGAATATGCTGTGCCAGCTGCTGGAGAGCAACGTTATATCTCCCCAGGTTGTAGGCCGGCGGCTGCATCTGCACCCGCTGCTGATTATTTTTGCCCTGCTGGTGGGGGGAGAAGTGGCGGGAATGATCGGATTAATTCTGGCTGTGCCGGTGTTTGCCGCCGGAAAGGTGGTCATTCAGCACCTCTTTACCTACTATATCCGCCGGAAGCCGGTGTAG
- a CDS encoding PRC-barrel domain-containing protein, which translates to MKLQDLIGLTVYEVEEGNEVGKLVDCMLDSNWNITGIELESKSFFSSHVKVVAWEDIVAYGEDAVMIRSKDSIIKADTDHIPYTFLSGKNKLKDLQVLTASGTNLGRISDVYFDQKLGNTIVALEISDGLVTDLIEGRKWLPCSEEMSIGENAVLVPAMSEERLQKAINIVNG; encoded by the coding sequence TTGAAACTTCAGGATTTGATTGGCCTCACAGTATATGAAGTCGAAGAAGGCAATGAGGTCGGCAAGCTTGTCGATTGTATGCTGGATTCAAACTGGAATATTACGGGTATTGAACTGGAAAGCAAATCTTTTTTTTCCAGTCATGTGAAAGTTGTGGCATGGGAAGATATTGTCGCTTATGGCGAAGATGCTGTCATGATTCGCAGTAAAGACTCGATTATTAAGGCCGACACTGACCATATACCATATACTTTTCTTTCGGGAAAGAACAAACTTAAGGATTTGCAGGTGCTGACGGCATCAGGAACAAACCTGGGGCGAATCTCTGATGTTTATTTTGACCAAAAGTTGGGAAACACAATAGTAGCGCTGGAAATCAGTGACGGGCTTGTAACGGATTTGATAGAAGGCCGCAAATGGCTGCCTTGTTCTGAAGAGATGTCCATTGGGGAGAATGCCGTACTGGTTCCTGCAATGAGCGAAGAACGGCTACAAAAAGCCATTAATATTGTTAACGGATAG